One Desulfobacteraceae bacterium genomic window, CGTCAACCGCATCCATGGGCCCCCGGCGGGATAGATCGAGCCGAAACCCACACGAAAGGAGAAATTATGAAACGTTTGCTGTTGGTTCTGCTGGCTGCGGCCCTCCTGGTTTGCCCTGTGATGGCGGGGGCCAAGACCCTGCGCCTGGCCATGGACGCCGACCCCGTATCCCTCGACCCGCATGTGCAGCTCTCCGGGGGCATGCTTCAATACTCCCACATGGTCTATGACCCCTTGGTGCGCTGGACCAAGACCATGGATTTCGAGCCCCGCCTGGCCGAGAAGTGGGAACGCCTCGACCCTCTGACGCTGCGCTTTTTCCTGCGCAAGGGCGTCAAGTTTCACTCCGGCAACCCCTTTACCGCCAAAGACGTCGTCTGGACGCTGGCCCGGCTTAAAAAAAGCCAGGATTTCAAGGGGCTTTTCGAGCCTTTCGGGGAAGCCGTGGCGGTCGACGACCACACCGTCGACATCAAAACCAACAAACCCTACGGCCTGACCCTCAACATGTGCACCTACATCTTCCCGATGGATTCGGCTTTCTATTCCGGAACCGACGAGAAAGGCCTGGCCAAGGACGCCATCGTCAAGACCGAGCACTCCTTTGCCAACGAGCACGAATCGGGCACCGGCCGCTACTTCGTGGAAACTCGGGAACAGGGCCAGAAATGGGTTCTCAAGGCTTTCCCTGAATACTGGGACAAAAACGCGGGCAACGTCGACACCATCGTCCTGACCCCCATCGCCGAGGATGCCACCCGCCTGGCGGCCCTGCTGGCGGGCGACGTCGACTTCATCATGCCGGTGCCCCCCCAGGATTTCGACCGCATCGAGAAGACCAAAGGGATCCAGCTGATCACCATGCCCGGCTCACGGATCATCACCTTTCAGCCCAACCAAAAGCGTCGCGCCGAGTTCAAGGACGCGCGCGTGCGCCAGGCGATGGTTTACGCCGTCAACAACGCGGGTATCGTCCAGAAGATCATGAAGGACCGCGCCACGGCCGCCGCCCAGAACTCCCCCAACGGCTACCTGGGCTACGCCGAAGAGCTCACGCCGCGCTTTGACCTCAAAAAGGCCCAGGCATTGATGAAGGAAGCCGGCTACGAGAAGGGGTTTACCGTTTCCATGATCGCCCCCAACAACCGCTACGTCAACGACGAGAAAATATCCGAGGCGGTGGCCTCGATGCTCTCCAAAATCAACATCAAGGTGGAGCTCAAGACCATGCCCAAGGCCCAGTACTGGGACGAGTTCGACGCCCAGGTGGCCGACATCCAGATGATCGGCTGGCACTCCGACACCGAGGATTCCGCCAACTTCTACGAGTTTCTCTACATGTGCCCCAACAAGGAGACCGGCTACGGCCAGTACAACTCCGGCAACTACTGCAACCCCAAGGTGGACGAGCTGACCCTGGCC contains:
- a CDS encoding ABC transporter substrate-binding protein; this encodes MKRLLLVLLAAALLVCPVMAGAKTLRLAMDADPVSLDPHVQLSGGMLQYSHMVYDPLVRWTKTMDFEPRLAEKWERLDPLTLRFFLRKGVKFHSGNPFTAKDVVWTLARLKKSQDFKGLFEPFGEAVAVDDHTVDIKTNKPYGLTLNMCTYIFPMDSAFYSGTDEKGLAKDAIVKTEHSFANEHESGTGRYFVETREQGQKWVLKAFPEYWDKNAGNVDTIVLTPIAEDATRLAALLAGDVDFIMPVPPQDFDRIEKTKGIQLITMPGSRIITFQPNQKRRAEFKDARVRQAMVYAVNNAGIVQKIMKDRATAAAQNSPNGYLGYAEELTPRFDLKKAQALMKEAGYEKGFTVSMIAPNNRYVNDEKISEAVASMLSKINIKVELKTMPKAQYWDEFDAQVADIQMIGWHSDTEDSANFYEFLYMCPNKETGYGQYNSGNYCNPKVDELTLASQTETDLAKRAAMLQEVERILYNEAAFIPLHWQMLSWAGSDKLKNANDIVNVMNFPYFGDLVME